A DNA window from Calditrichota bacterium contains the following coding sequences:
- a CDS encoding PTS sugar transporter subunit IIB encodes MPLVLVRIDDRLVHGQVVIGWGNVLHPDRILLCNDQIAGSPWERELYTGGATEETAVEVLTVEETAQSLADNRFDDERLFLLVESPREILQLLDRGVPITTVNVGGMHHRPGKQQVAPYLFVDEQDRSWFQELHARHVELVAQDVPTSKKLDLAKLLKLE; translated from the coding sequence ATGCCCCTTGTCCTGGTGCGCATTGACGACCGGCTTGTCCACGGGCAAGTGGTCATCGGCTGGGGAAATGTGCTCCACCCCGACCGCATCCTACTCTGCAACGACCAAATCGCCGGATCACCGTGGGAACGGGAGCTTTACACCGGCGGCGCCACGGAGGAGACGGCCGTGGAGGTGCTCACGGTCGAGGAGACTGCCCAGAGCCTGGCCGACAACCGCTTCGACGACGAGCGACTGTTCCTGTTGGTGGAGTCGCCGCGAGAGATCTTGCAGCTTCTGGACCGCGGGGTGCCCATCACCACCGTCAATGTCGGTGGGATGCATCACCGGCCGGGCAAACAGCAGGTTGCACCCTATCTTTTCGTCGATGAGCAAGACCGCTCATGGTTCCAGGAGCTGCATGCGCGGCATGTCGAGCTTGTGGCCCAAGATGTGCCGACGAGCAAGAAGCTCGACC